The following are encoded together in the Sphingomicrobium clamense genome:
- a CDS encoding SapC family protein, producing MANHVIVDSNTHRDLKIDLGFGEELGDKVMSAFVVPEEFRSVQADYPILFRKDLESEEFAAVALFGFEQDENLFLEGNRWDAPRRPLSMEVQPFLIGRPADGDGPGQVHIDMDHPRTGAEDGQPLFDADGKPTDYLDDMAGKLGALDQGFRASAGFFDALKRYELLEPFTLEVSLADGSKNNLVGFHILNDDKVAALPSGALGELHEAGYLLPIYMALASLSQLQALVDRKSKRMGLG from the coding sequence ATGGCCAACCACGTCATCGTCGACAGCAACACGCACCGCGATCTCAAGATCGATCTCGGCTTCGGCGAAGAACTCGGTGACAAGGTGATGAGCGCGTTCGTCGTCCCCGAGGAATTCAGGAGCGTCCAGGCGGACTATCCGATCCTGTTTCGCAAGGACCTCGAGAGCGAGGAATTCGCCGCGGTCGCGCTGTTCGGGTTCGAGCAGGACGAGAACCTTTTTCTCGAGGGAAACCGCTGGGACGCGCCGCGGCGTCCGCTGTCGATGGAGGTCCAGCCCTTCCTGATCGGCCGGCCAGCCGATGGCGACGGGCCCGGGCAGGTCCATATCGACATGGACCATCCACGCACCGGTGCCGAGGACGGCCAGCCGCTGTTCGATGCCGACGGGAAGCCGACCGACTATCTCGACGATATGGCTGGCAAGCTCGGCGCGCTCGATCAGGGCTTCAGGGCCTCTGCCGGCTTTTTCGACGCCTTGAAGCGCTACGAGCTGCTCGAACCCTTCACGCTCGAAGTCTCGCTTGCCGACGGGTCGAAGAATAACCTCGTGGGCTTTCACATCCTCAACGACGACAAGGTCGCCGCGCTCCCCTCCGGGGCGCTCGGTGAGCTGCACGAGGCAGGATACCTGTTGCCCATTTACATGGCACTTGCCTCTTTGTCGCAGCTCCAAGCGCTGGTCGATCGAAAGAGCAAGAGGATGGGGCTTGGCTAG
- a CDS encoding serine hydrolase domain-containing protein, which translates to MNITILAALAMTTDIETRLTAGRDAALQCESAIAIAMITPEGRAQLSNGKAISAATPLRTASATKTVTAAAALRLVEQGRLDLDAPIADRLDPALTDILEGDGYDPGAMTLRQLLSHSAGLYSHAEDPRYAPAVFADPDHRWTVHEQVALMADYGDPVGAPGEKFEYSDTGYVLVGNMIERATRLPLAAAVRDLLDLDDLRLRESWWDVFEADRARRGRQHVGGEDVTDVHGSADAFGGGGLVMSMRDLATLFRAINEGRLFENAETLEAMRWQGEHENADRYRLGLFANTNPDGNTSWSHSGFWGVLALHQPHTGLTIAGATDEQSDFRCLVGAMRAASHATTD; encoded by the coding sequence ATGAACATCACCATTCTCGCCGCGCTGGCGATGACGACCGACATCGAGACCCGCCTCACCGCCGGCCGCGACGCCGCACTGCAGTGCGAAAGCGCCATCGCCATCGCGATGATCACGCCCGAGGGTCGCGCGCAGCTTTCCAACGGCAAGGCGATCAGCGCCGCCACCCCGCTGCGCACCGCGTCGGCCACCAAGACCGTCACCGCCGCCGCCGCGCTGCGGCTGGTCGAGCAGGGCAGGCTCGACCTCGACGCGCCCATCGCCGACCGGCTCGATCCCGCGCTCACCGACATTCTCGAAGGCGACGGCTACGACCCCGGCGCGATGACCTTGCGCCAGCTACTGAGCCACAGCGCCGGGCTCTACAGCCATGCCGAGGACCCGCGCTACGCCCCCGCCGTCTTCGCCGACCCCGACCATCGCTGGACCGTCCACGAACAGGTCGCGTTGATGGCAGACTATGGCGATCCGGTCGGCGCGCCGGGCGAGAAATTCGAATATAGCGACACGGGATACGTGCTGGTCGGCAACATGATCGAGCGCGCGACGCGCCTTCCGCTTGCCGCTGCCGTCCGCGACCTGCTCGACCTTGACGATCTCAGGCTTCGCGAAAGCTGGTGGGACGTGTTCGAAGCGGATCGTGCCAGGCGCGGGCGCCAGCATGTCGGGGGCGAGGACGTGACCGACGTCCATGGCTCGGCCGACGCCTTTGGAGGCGGCGGACTGGTCATGTCGATGCGCGATCTCGCGACGCTGTTCCGCGCGATCAACGAAGGCCGTCTATTCGAGAACGCAGAGACGCTGGAGGCGATGCGCTGGCAGGGCGAGCATGAAAATGCCGACCGCTACCGGCTCGGCCTGTTCGCCAACACTAATCCCGACGGCAACACCAGCTGGTCGCATTCGGGCTTCTGGGGCGTGCTCGCGCTGCACCAGCCGCACACGGGGCTGACCATCGCGGGCGCAACCGACGAGCAGAGCGATTTCCGCTGCCTCGTCGGCGCCATGCGCGCCGCCTCGCACGCGACGACCGACTAG
- a CDS encoding PAS domain-containing protein, with the protein MQGANVALTLARVDDPRARIVETNERFVALTGYARDNVVGRNCRFMQNHLTRQPGVMRLREFMADPQRPRIRVQLINFRANGDPFVNLVTLTRLKGPGGTPRYILGSQFDITRAAPEELLEHDERGDRMRVDMSGSGHREMIVGSYQSMAEAAASIAQGRLLIDEADRAGMLQ; encoded by the coding sequence GTGCAGGGCGCGAACGTCGCCCTGACCCTCGCGCGCGTTGACGACCCGCGAGCGCGCATCGTCGAGACGAATGAACGGTTCGTGGCCCTGACGGGCTATGCGCGCGACAACGTTGTCGGTCGCAACTGTCGGTTCATGCAAAACCATCTCACGCGCCAGCCGGGCGTGATGAGGTTGCGCGAATTCATGGCCGATCCGCAGCGGCCGCGCATTCGCGTCCAACTGATCAACTTCCGCGCGAATGGCGACCCGTTCGTCAACCTGGTGACGCTGACCCGGCTCAAGGGGCCGGGTGGCACGCCACGATATATTCTTGGCTCGCAGTTCGACATCACACGCGCGGCACCCGAAGAATTGCTCGAACACGACGAACGGGGCGACCGGATGCGCGTGGACATGAGCGGGAGCGGGCATCGCGAGATGATCGTCGGCTCTTATCAGTCGATGGCGGAAGCCGCGGCGTCGATCGCGCAGGGCCGGCTTTTGATTGACGAAGCGGACCGTGCCGGCATGCTGCAGTAG
- a CDS encoding TonB-dependent receptor — protein MKISRSHTHMRFLGGASAIALGFAPQAALAQDAGETDTGTDAEVNEAGADNQDEDAIVISGIRASLRAAMDIKRDAQGVVDAISAEDIGKFPDTNLAESLQRITGVSIDRNSGEGSTVTVRGFGPDFNLVLLNGRQMPASGLGSCCEAPASRSFDFANLASEGVAAVEVYKSGRATLPTGGIGSVINIRTPRPLDRPGFQGSVGAKAVLDTGTFEGTDITPEISGIISKTFADDTVGILLAGSYQQRKAGLAQFNAGWREGYVGFENNWGSLPVDESDWRGNFAQTENRPGPTDIYQVTQNAGYDFTTIDRERINGQAVIQVAATDTLSATVDYTFSQNTIDARTNSIGVWFNHNQTSSSWTDGPTAGPNFYAESFGPGEGKDLAITGAVAANRSINHSIGGNIEWSNYSGLSFELDAHHSTAESKPTSPYGSNIAVGSAIFGVENQRVDFTSEMPVISVNMYPGSEIQASNIRPAGNAFRNAYMKNEINQVALRGAKEFDDGFIDSLDFGVSYTENKVRSAYGFLQTDSWGGTLQADELPDEFYQITGLPGHLAGMEGSNDPSIIQNYFQIDTENLIEFLDDQVGICSMPWVGTPSGTGCLAEFSVDRRTTEKTIAPYVQSTHQFFTDSGKEVNFRFGLRYEQTDVESEALVPVPTGTAWVAGNEIAILYGGESDFTTLEGDYDFWLPAIDFDMEVMRDVVVRASYSHTITRPRYDSLQGGITLASPIRVGGGTAGSGNPGLLPYLSKNVDLSAEWYYGPASYVSVGIFDKEVKNFISSNTIETNWFGLTNPALGPVAQEAIAAVGTTAPFSDIVAYVAANYPNLIDPDTGGILGTSSDPLVNFITTQPTNSNQTANLSGFEFAIQHNFWDSGFGTILNYTIVNSDTFYDNTLRYTIPQFAVTGVSDSANAVLFYDKGPIQARVAYNWRDGFLSGYGLDPFYVEAYGQVDASASYDFGNGITAFVEGINILNADRRGHMRDEQAIFFAAPGYARYAGGVRFTW, from the coding sequence ATGAAGATTAGCCGTAGCCACACTCATATGCGGTTCCTGGGCGGGGCTTCGGCCATCGCGCTCGGCTTTGCGCCGCAGGCTGCACTGGCGCAGGACGCCGGCGAAACCGACACGGGTACGGACGCCGAAGTCAACGAAGCCGGCGCCGACAACCAGGACGAAGACGCCATCGTCATTTCGGGCATTCGCGCATCGCTGCGCGCCGCGATGGACATCAAGCGCGACGCGCAAGGCGTCGTCGATGCGATCTCGGCCGAGGATATCGGCAAGTTCCCCGACACCAACCTCGCCGAATCGCTCCAGCGTATCACGGGCGTGTCGATCGACCGCAACTCGGGCGAAGGCTCGACGGTCACGGTTCGCGGCTTCGGCCCCGACTTCAACCTGGTGCTGCTGAACGGTCGCCAGATGCCCGCTTCGGGCCTTGGCAGCTGCTGCGAAGCACCCGCCTCGCGTAGCTTCGATTTCGCCAACCTCGCCTCCGAAGGCGTCGCCGCGGTCGAAGTCTACAAGTCGGGTCGCGCCACGCTCCCCACCGGCGGCATCGGCTCGGTCATCAACATCCGCACCCCGCGTCCGCTCGACCGCCCCGGCTTCCAGGGCAGTGTCGGCGCCAAGGCGGTGCTCGACACGGGCACCTTCGAGGGCACCGACATCACGCCGGAAATCTCGGGCATCATCTCCAAGACCTTTGCGGACGACACGGTCGGCATCCTGCTCGCCGGTTCGTACCAGCAGCGCAAGGCGGGGCTTGCCCAGTTCAACGCAGGCTGGCGTGAAGGCTATGTCGGGTTCGAAAACAACTGGGGTTCGCTTCCCGTCGACGAGAGCGACTGGCGCGGCAACTTCGCCCAGACCGAAAACCGTCCGGGCCCGACCGACATCTACCAGGTCACCCAGAATGCGGGTTACGACTTCACCACGATCGACCGCGAGCGGATCAACGGCCAGGCCGTGATCCAGGTGGCGGCGACCGACACGCTCAGCGCGACGGTCGACTACACCTTCTCGCAGAACACGATCGATGCGCGCACCAACTCGATCGGCGTGTGGTTCAACCACAACCAGACCTCTTCGAGCTGGACCGACGGCCCGACCGCCGGTCCCAACTTCTACGCCGAAAGCTTCGGCCCGGGCGAAGGCAAGGACCTTGCCATCACCGGCGCGGTGGCGGCCAACCGGTCGATCAACCACTCGATCGGTGGCAATATCGAATGGTCCAACTATAGCGGGCTGAGCTTCGAGCTCGACGCGCACCATTCAACCGCCGAGAGCAAGCCGACCTCGCCTTACGGCTCGAACATCGCCGTGGGTTCGGCAATCTTCGGGGTCGAGAACCAGCGCGTCGACTTCACCAGCGAAATGCCGGTCATCTCGGTCAACATGTATCCGGGTTCGGAAATCCAGGCGTCGAACATCCGCCCCGCGGGTAACGCCTTCCGCAACGCCTACATGAAGAACGAGATCAACCAGGTCGCGCTGCGCGGGGCCAAGGAGTTTGACGACGGCTTCATCGACAGCCTCGACTTCGGCGTCTCCTACACCGAGAACAAGGTGCGTTCGGCCTATGGCTTCCTGCAGACCGACAGCTGGGGCGGTACGCTGCAGGCCGACGAATTGCCGGACGAGTTCTACCAGATCACGGGTCTCCCGGGTCACCTGGCGGGAATGGAAGGGTCGAACGATCCCTCGATCATCCAGAACTATTTCCAGATCGACACCGAAAACCTGATCGAATTCCTCGACGACCAGGTCGGCATCTGCTCGATGCCGTGGGTCGGCACGCCGTCGGGCACAGGCTGTCTCGCCGAATTCTCGGTCGACCGCCGCACGACCGAGAAGACCATCGCGCCGTACGTCCAGTCGACGCACCAATTCTTTACCGACAGCGGCAAGGAAGTGAACTTCCGCTTCGGCCTGCGCTACGAGCAGACCGACGTCGAATCCGAAGCGCTGGTGCCGGTCCCGACCGGCACGGCCTGGGTCGCGGGCAATGAGATCGCGATCCTCTATGGTGGCGAGAGCGACTTCACGACGCTCGAGGGCGATTACGACTTCTGGCTGCCGGCGATCGACTTCGACATGGAAGTCATGCGCGACGTCGTGGTCCGCGCCTCGTACAGCCACACGATCACTCGACCGCGCTACGACAGTCTGCAGGGCGGCATCACGCTCGCCTCGCCGATCCGCGTGGGTGGCGGGACGGCCGGCTCGGGCAATCCGGGACTGCTGCCCTACCTCTCCAAGAACGTCGACCTGTCGGCCGAATGGTATTACGGGCCCGCGAGCTACGTCTCGGTCGGCATCTTCGACAAGGAGGTGAAGAACTTCATCTCGTCGAACACGATCGAGACCAACTGGTTCGGGCTCACCAACCCGGCGCTGGGTCCGGTCGCGCAGGAAGCGATCGCGGCGGTGGGCACCACGGCGCCCTTCTCGGACATCGTCGCCTATGTCGCGGCCAACTATCCGAACCTGATCGACCCAGATACGGGCGGCATTTTGGGAACCAGCTCGGACCCGCTGGTGAACTTCATCACCACGCAGCCGACCAACTCGAACCAGACGGCGAACCTGTCGGGCTTCGAATTCGCGATCCAGCACAACTTCTGGGACAGCGGCTTCGGGACGATCCTGAACTATACGATCGTCAATTCGGACACGTTCTACGACAACACGCTGCGCTACACGATCCCGCAATTCGCGGTGACGGGGGTCAGCGACAGTGCCAACGCGGTGCTGTTCTACGACAAGGGACCGATCCAGGCGCGTGTCGCCTACAACTGGCGCGACGGCTTCCTGTCGGGCTACGGGCTCGATCCCTTCTATGTCGAGGCGTACGGGCAGGTCGATGCCAGCGCGAGCTACGATTTCGGCAACGGGATCACGGCGTTCGTCGAGGGCATCAACATCCTCAACGCCGACCGGCGCGGGCACATGCGCGACGAGCAGGCCATCTTCTTCGCGGCACCGGGCTATGCCCGATACGCGGGTGGCGTGCGCTTCACCTGGTAA
- a CDS encoding cupin-like domain-containing protein has translation MASAALPHVPEREAKDADALDALLRGAREPFVIRGLAAEWPLVAAGKTSSKAARDYIERHHRDRPFAVSVGDPKAKGRMYYDEAMGMNFRMTNEKLPQVFQQIDRLEGEPNAPSIYFASIDLHDFFDGLHEANHVDLGTRDPLASIWIGTATRIAAHNDFPDNLAVCAVGKRRFTVFPPEQFRNLYLGPVDNTPAGRAISMVDFHNPDFDAHPRFRDALQHAQVAELEPGDAVFVPSMWWHHVEGLAGFNVLVNYWWRDTPKYLGQPQNALNHAMLAIRDLPKEDREIWRDLFDYYVFEAGDEVTAHIPDHARSVLSRLDKEQAGRIRAFLLRALSQ, from the coding sequence TTGGCTAGCGCCGCCCTCCCCCACGTCCCCGAGCGCGAGGCCAAGGATGCCGACGCGCTCGATGCGCTGCTCCGGGGCGCGCGCGAACCTTTCGTGATCCGCGGTCTTGCCGCCGAGTGGCCGCTGGTCGCGGCGGGCAAGACATCTTCCAAGGCCGCGCGCGACTATATCGAGCGCCATCATCGCGACCGCCCGTTCGCGGTGTCGGTCGGCGATCCCAAAGCCAAGGGGCGCATGTATTATGATGAGGCCATGGGGATGAATTTCCGCATGACCAATGAGAAGCTGCCCCAGGTCTTCCAACAGATCGACCGGCTCGAGGGCGAGCCCAACGCGCCGAGCATCTATTTCGCCTCGATCGACCTGCACGACTTTTTCGACGGGCTTCACGAGGCCAATCATGTCGACCTTGGGACACGCGACCCGCTTGCAAGCATCTGGATAGGGACCGCGACGCGAATCGCCGCGCATAACGATTTTCCCGACAACCTGGCGGTGTGCGCGGTCGGCAAGCGGCGCTTCACGGTCTTCCCGCCCGAGCAATTCCGCAACCTCTACCTCGGCCCGGTCGACAATACGCCCGCGGGGCGCGCGATCAGCATGGTCGATTTCCACAACCCCGATTTCGACGCCCATCCCCGCTTTCGCGACGCGCTGCAGCACGCCCAGGTCGCCGAGCTCGAGCCGGGCGACGCCGTGTTCGTGCCCTCCATGTGGTGGCACCATGTCGAAGGGCTCGCCGGCTTCAACGTGCTGGTCAATTACTGGTGGCGCGACACGCCCAAATATCTCGGCCAGCCGCAAAATGCGCTCAACCATGCCATGCTCGCCATCCGCGACCTGCCCAAGGAAGACCGCGAAATCTGGCGCGACCTGTTCGACTATTACGTCTTCGAGGCCGGTGACGAGGTCACCGCCCATATTCCCGATCATGCGCGCAGCGTGCTCAGCCGGCTCGACAAGGAGCAAGCCGGCCGCATCCGCGCCTTCCTGCTGAGGGCCCTAAGCCAATGA
- a CDS encoding CheR family methyltransferase, with translation MLDIVKAEDYLARIRADVDECEALFRDLLINVTRFFRDREHFELLREIVIEPLVRKYGDQPTGELRVWIPGCSSGEEAYSIAMMIADEADRQEVRPIVQIFATDIDDRMLNIARSGRYPPAALADMPDNMREKFTVVAGESVAVSPRIMEMVRFSHHSLIKDAPFSKLDFVSCRNLLIYFGERLQQLVIPLLHYSIVEGGYLFLGPSETIGRFDNLFEPVDQKARIFRRLEGRGNYPVELHSSAPPRGRFQRAQARLREATPKGEADIAVKRLLERYSPAAMVVDMHGDMEASYGRLSRYFEFPGIQAGPSSAASLARPGLREILLPLIRQSQSERSRVVARDVEVVSDFGKQAINVIADPLPDGQVLLVFRDVAPFRPGEDDELTDMGPSDGQVQILEDELRIARHRLRTTVEELETVNEELKSSNEEMMSMNEELQSTNEELTTVNDELKSKVDQLTVANADLKNFFDSTQLAVVVLDADLKIRSYTEAAENLFPFQDGDRGRGLDEMTANFSGKKYLEDARAVIAGHPAIERQVTTPDGDIYLLRVMPYRAMDGNVEGATLVFTDITAAKELARELAQERERLGLALEVAGIGVWEYFVEEDRVHLDHHSERLLYAHGEDEYAVSEIIQRIHPEDRGEVEASLRRAIAGESDYDMTYRIMSDDGDTRTLRGMGRMVEGSDPKAMIGVLFDITRDVEALAMRELMLREMNHRVKNLFAIIGGLVGLAARETDKADELATTLRDRIAALGRAHSLTNDHGEDRPGTLHALISATLEPYADHPKLTIDGPEIAVETAALSSLALILHESATNSVKYGALGDRNGSLSIQWAENDDAGVTVTWHEKVTERRNRAEAEGFGSTLVAASARQIGATLDQQSDEGAYTLTLSIPPGSRRQD, from the coding sequence GTGCTCGATATCGTCAAGGCCGAGGATTATCTCGCCCGCATCCGCGCCGACGTCGATGAATGCGAGGCGCTGTTCCGTGACCTCCTGATCAACGTCACCCGCTTCTTCCGCGACCGTGAACATTTCGAACTGCTGCGTGAGATCGTGATCGAACCGCTCGTCAGAAAATATGGCGACCAGCCGACCGGCGAGTTGCGGGTCTGGATCCCCGGTTGTTCGAGCGGGGAGGAAGCCTATTCGATCGCCATGATGATCGCCGACGAAGCCGACCGGCAAGAGGTCCGCCCGATCGTCCAGATCTTTGCCACCGACATTGACGACCGCATGCTCAACATCGCGCGTTCCGGTCGTTATCCGCCCGCGGCGCTCGCCGACATGCCCGATAACATGCGCGAGAAATTTACCGTCGTCGCCGGTGAGTCCGTGGCGGTGTCTCCAAGGATCATGGAAATGGTGCGCTTCTCGCACCACAGCCTGATCAAGGACGCGCCCTTTTCGAAACTCGACTTCGTCAGCTGCCGCAATCTGCTTATCTATTTTGGCGAGCGCCTGCAGCAGCTCGTCATCCCGCTCCTCCATTACTCGATCGTCGAGGGCGGTTATCTATTCCTCGGCCCCTCGGAGACGATCGGGCGGTTCGACAACCTGTTCGAACCCGTCGACCAGAAAGCGCGTATCTTCCGCCGCCTCGAGGGCCGCGGCAACTATCCGGTCGAGCTGCACAGTTCGGCGCCGCCGCGAGGACGGTTCCAGCGTGCGCAGGCGCGCCTGCGCGAAGCCACGCCCAAGGGCGAAGCCGACATTGCGGTCAAACGCCTCCTCGAGCGTTATTCGCCCGCCGCGATGGTCGTCGACATGCATGGCGACATGGAAGCGAGCTACGGTCGTCTCAGCCGCTATTTCGAATTCCCCGGCATTCAGGCCGGCCCGTCGAGCGCCGCCTCGCTGGCGCGGCCGGGCTTGCGCGAGATCCTCTTGCCTCTCATCCGGCAGTCGCAGTCCGAACGCAGCCGCGTGGTCGCGCGCGACGTCGAGGTCGTGTCCGATTTCGGCAAGCAGGCGATCAACGTCATCGCCGACCCGCTCCCCGACGGGCAGGTGCTGCTGGTCTTCCGAGACGTGGCCCCGTTCCGCCCCGGCGAGGATGACGAACTCACCGACATGGGGCCGAGCGATGGCCAGGTGCAGATCCTCGAGGATGAATTGCGCATCGCGCGCCATCGCCTCCGCACGACGGTCGAGGAGCTCGAGACGGTCAACGAGGAACTGAAGAGCTCCAACGAAGAAATGATGTCGATGAACGAGGAGCTCCAGTCGACCAACGAGGAGCTGACCACGGTCAACGACGAGTTGAAGTCCAAGGTCGACCAGCTCACCGTCGCCAATGCCGATCTCAAGAATTTCTTCGACAGCACCCAGCTCGCCGTGGTGGTCCTCGATGCCGACCTGAAGATCCGCAGCTATACCGAGGCGGCCGAGAATCTCTTCCCATTCCAGGACGGCGATCGCGGGCGTGGGCTCGATGAAATGACCGCCAATTTCTCGGGCAAGAAATATCTCGAAGACGCGCGTGCGGTCATCGCCGGCCATCCCGCGATCGAACGCCAGGTCACGACCCCCGATGGAGATATCTATCTCCTGCGCGTCATGCCCTACCGCGCGATGGACGGGAATGTCGAAGGCGCGACGCTCGTCTTCACCGACATCACCGCCGCCAAGGAACTCGCGCGCGAACTGGCGCAGGAACGCGAACGGCTCGGGCTTGCACTGGAAGTCGCGGGCATCGGTGTGTGGGAATATTTCGTCGAGGAAGACCGCGTCCATCTCGACCATCATTCGGAGCGGCTTCTCTACGCGCATGGCGAAGACGAATATGCCGTGAGCGAGATCATCCAGCGGATCCACCCGGAAGATCGCGGCGAGGTCGAAGCGTCGCTGCGCCGCGCGATCGCCGGCGAATCCGACTATGACATGACCTATCGCATCATGAGCGATGACGGCGACACGCGCACGCTGCGCGGCATGGGCCGTATGGTCGAGGGCAGCGATCCCAAGGCGATGATCGGCGTGCTCTTCGACATCACCCGCGACGTCGAGGCGCTTGCCATGCGCGAACTGATGCTGCGCGAGATGAACCACCGCGTGAAAAACCTGTTCGCGATCATCGGCGGGCTGGTTGGCCTCGCCGCACGCGAAACCGACAAGGCGGACGAACTCGCGACCACCCTGCGCGACCGCATCGCCGCGCTGGGGCGCGCGCATTCGCTCACGAACGACCATGGCGAAGACCGCCCGGGGACGCTGCACGCGCTCATTTCCGCGACGCTCGAGCCCTATGCCGACCACCCCAAGTTGACCATCGACGGCCCCGAGATCGCGGTCGAAACCGCCGCGCTCTCCAGCCTCGCTTTGATCCTCCACGAAAGCGCGACCAACTCGGTCAAATATGGCGCGCTGGGCGACCGCAACGGCTCGCTTTCGATCCAGTGGGCCGAAAATGACGACGCTGGCGTCACCGTCACATGGCACGAGAAAGTGACCGAGCGCCGGAACCGCGCCGAGGCCGAAGGGTTTGGTTCGACATTGGTCGCGGCATCCGCGCGTCAGATCGGCGCGACACTCGACCAGCAGAGTGACGAAGGGGCCTATACATTAACGCTCTCGATTCCGCCCGGCAGCCGGAGGCAGGACTGA
- a CDS encoding chemotaxis protein CheB yields the protein MSEGKSAEESGPLPIVGIGASAGGLEALREMLGAPNGPTGMAFVVIQHLDPDHESLMAQLLSRETSMTVSQVRGGETPEPDHVYVIPPGHGLAIEDGSLILKEFERPRGLRRPIDDFFESLSEEAGDRAACVVLSGTGADGAVGLRAIKEHGGIALAQEPTSARYDGMPLAAVGTGLVDFVKEPSGLIDTIGDYFRRKRDESAADGSSTVASHIDMLCSTVHELIGHDFSGYKRSTLERRIERRM from the coding sequence ATGTCCGAAGGTAAATCGGCGGAGGAATCCGGTCCCCTGCCGATCGTGGGTATCGGCGCGTCGGCCGGCGGGCTGGAAGCGCTTCGGGAGATGCTCGGCGCGCCCAATGGGCCGACCGGAATGGCCTTCGTCGTCATCCAGCATCTCGACCCCGATCACGAAAGCCTGATGGCGCAGCTCCTGTCGCGCGAAACGTCCATGACCGTCAGCCAGGTGCGCGGCGGAGAGACGCCCGAGCCCGACCATGTCTATGTCATCCCGCCCGGCCACGGCCTCGCCATCGAGGATGGCAGTTTGATCCTGAAGGAATTCGAGCGGCCCCGTGGACTGCGCAGACCGATCGACGATTTTTTCGAATCGCTTTCGGAGGAAGCCGGTGACAGGGCTGCCTGCGTCGTGCTGTCGGGCACCGGCGCCGACGGTGCGGTCGGTTTGCGCGCAATCAAGGAACATGGCGGGATCGCGCTTGCGCAGGAGCCGACCAGTGCGCGCTATGACGGCATGCCGCTTGCCGCGGTGGGCACGGGCCTCGTCGATTTCGTCAAGGAACCCAGCGGGCTGATCGACACGATCGGCGATTATTTTCGCCGCAAGCGGGACGAGAGCGCAGCCGATGGCTCGTCCACCGTCGCTAGTCACATCGACATGCTTTGCTCGACTGTTCACGAACTCATCGGGCACGATTTCTCGGGCTACAAACGCTCCACGCTGGAGCGTCGCATCGAACGCCGCATGTAG
- a CDS encoding response regulator, which translates to MVEDEYIIALDIAHTLEDAGCDIIGPCEDVACALETIKANRPDCAVLDVQLNDETVHPVAHCLTEMKVPIIFHSGHALPEELTAEFPTASFCSKPCAPQRLVRTVEDATGE; encoded by the coding sequence GTGGTCGAGGACGAATATATCATCGCGCTCGATATCGCCCACACGCTCGAGGATGCCGGCTGCGACATTATCGGCCCGTGCGAGGACGTCGCCTGCGCGCTCGAGACGATCAAGGCCAACCGCCCCGACTGCGCGGTCCTCGACGTCCAGCTCAACGACGAGACGGTCCACCCGGTCGCGCATTGCCTGACCGAGATGAAGGTCCCGATCATCTTCCATTCGGGCCACGCGCTCCCCGAAGAGCTCACTGCCGAATTCCCGACCGCCTCCTTCTGTTCCAAGCCCTGCGCGCCGCAGCGGCTTGTGCGCACGGTCGAAGACGCCACCGGCGAGTAG